The Carnobacterium sp. 17-4 genome has a window encoding:
- a CDS encoding V-type ATP synthase subunit I — MAIAKMKQMTLLGEQENKDSLLRAVQELQKLELFELSTLEESEFLDYYSTNTKPQKRVEYEEKLKESQAALSFLNHHISQPGMIEKLRKGREEYTLEELEKHVLYSDLDQVIVELGDIEKRLVELDQSKKNLGEKEDFLRKWQNMDFNPNDLKSFQLMSGTVGSIASNNVESFEENVESIENSYLEKIFHYKDEASYLILIPSKLNSLLDEVFDQFQLSKLVYPYNLKPNDELKITLKEIEDLQKEENKLKNAIKTFKEKTRELQLGEEYYYNLVEREIGKDLLLNGRDLFILTGWLEEEKISELTILLDEHVGKESYVVIADEIKFKDYDKVPVVLKNHKLVKPFESITEMYSMPKYDDVDPTPLMMPFYFVFFGMMSADLGYGVLLWLATLVGSKVFKFDKGMKNFIQLFHYLSYSVIIWGIIYGSFFGYTLPFQLLSITNDVITILILSVVFGFIQLIYGLILNGGIKWRKQQRASSYIDGTAWALILIGIAVIVVNMTFWNNDLVQTISLVVIIANVIGIILVTMLASDNKALGFGLGLYNIYGATNYVGDIVSYTRLMALGVSGGSIAVAFNSIVDIFPPVMKFTIGALLFIVLHALNIFLTYLSAYIHTIRLQYVEFFGKFYEGGGQSLNPFKTFEKHIYLKNRTNK, encoded by the coding sequence ATGGCAATAGCTAAAATGAAACAAATGACACTTTTAGGTGAACAAGAAAATAAAGATTCTTTATTAAGAGCAGTTCAAGAATTGCAAAAACTTGAACTGTTTGAATTGTCTACTTTAGAAGAATCAGAATTTCTTGATTATTATTCAACAAATACAAAACCTCAGAAACGTGTTGAATATGAAGAGAAACTAAAAGAAAGTCAAGCTGCTTTAAGCTTTTTGAACCACCATATTTCTCAGCCAGGTATGATTGAAAAGCTGAGAAAGGGTCGTGAAGAGTATACTCTCGAAGAACTTGAAAAGCATGTTCTTTATTCCGATTTAGACCAAGTAATCGTTGAACTAGGAGACATTGAAAAAAGGCTAGTTGAACTTGATCAGAGTAAAAAAAATCTCGGAGAAAAAGAAGACTTTCTTCGGAAATGGCAGAATATGGATTTTAATCCTAATGATTTAAAATCATTTCAATTGATGTCTGGAACAGTTGGAAGTATAGCTTCTAACAATGTAGAAAGTTTCGAAGAAAATGTTGAATCGATAGAAAATAGCTATTTAGAAAAAATATTTCATTACAAAGATGAAGCTTCTTATCTGATTTTGATTCCATCAAAATTGAACTCTCTATTGGACGAAGTTTTTGACCAATTCCAATTATCAAAACTTGTTTATCCATATAATCTGAAACCCAACGATGAGTTGAAGATAACGCTTAAAGAAATTGAAGACCTACAAAAAGAAGAAAATAAATTAAAAAATGCAATAAAGACATTTAAAGAAAAAACAAGAGAATTACAGTTAGGTGAGGAATATTACTATAATCTAGTTGAAAGAGAAATTGGAAAAGACCTTTTATTAAATGGTAGGGATCTTTTTATTTTAACTGGTTGGCTTGAAGAGGAAAAAATTTCGGAATTAACGATTCTGTTAGATGAACATGTTGGAAAAGAAAGTTATGTCGTTATTGCAGATGAAATTAAATTTAAGGACTACGATAAAGTTCCAGTTGTTCTAAAGAACCATAAACTGGTTAAACCTTTTGAAAGTATTACAGAAATGTATAGTATGCCTAAGTACGATGATGTAGACCCTACGCCATTAATGATGCCTTTTTACTTTGTCTTTTTTGGAATGATGAGTGCGGATTTAGGATATGGAGTATTGCTCTGGTTAGCGACTTTAGTTGGATCTAAAGTGTTCAAGTTTGATAAGGGAATGAAAAACTTTATCCAACTCTTTCACTATTTGTCTTATTCAGTCATAATTTGGGGAATTATTTATGGAAGTTTCTTTGGGTATACTCTCCCATTCCAGTTGTTGTCTATTACAAATGATGTCATCACCATATTGATTTTATCTGTAGTATTTGGATTTATCCAATTGATTTATGGATTGATTTTAAATGGGGGTATAAAATGGCGTAAACAGCAAAGAGCATCTAGTTATATTGACGGAACGGCTTGGGCTCTTATCTTAATAGGTATAGCTGTTATAGTAGTTAATATGACTTTTTGGAATAATGATCTTGTTCAAACCATTTCTTTGGTTGTCATCATTGCGAACGTCATTGGAATTATATTGGTGACTATGTTGGCGTCTGATAATAAAGCTTTAGGGTTCGGATTAGGACTTTACAATATTTATGGCGCAACAAATTATGTTGGAGATATAGTCAGTTATACCCGTTTAATGGCTTTAGGAGTTTCCGGTGGGAGTATTGCAGTGGCCTTTAATTCGATTGTAGATATTTTTCCACCAGTAATGAAGTTTACGATTGGTGCCTTACTATTTATTGTCTTACATGCATTAAATATTTTCTTGACCTACTTAAGTGCTTATATTCATACAATAAGACTTCAGTATGTTGAATTTTTCGGTAAATTTTATGAAGGTGGAGGACAATCATTAAATCCTTTTAAAACCTTCGAAAAACATATTTATTTAAAAAATAGAACTAACAAATAA
- a CDS encoding V-type ATP synthase subunit K, with translation METFTSYLIENGGIVFAALGIAFATFFAGTGSAKGVGIAGEAAAALTTEQPEKFGQSLILMLLPGTQGLYGFVIAFLIFLNTGLDTSLAEGMYMFMASLPIAFTGLTSGVAQGRVAAAGIQILAKRPEHATKGIVYAAMVETYAILGFVISFLMIFNA, from the coding sequence ATGGAAACTTTTACAAGTTATTTAATTGAAAACGGCGGAATAGTATTTGCAGCTTTAGGTATAGCTTTTGCTACATTCTTTGCAGGAACAGGTTCTGCTAAAGGGGTCGGAATTGCAGGGGAAGCAGCTGCTGCATTAACTACAGAACAACCTGAAAAATTTGGACAATCATTAATCTTAATGTTATTACCGGGAACTCAAGGTTTGTACGGTTTCGTTATCGCATTTTTAATTTTCTTGAATACTGGTTTAGATACAAGTTTAGCTGAAGGTATGTATATGTTTATGGCTTCTCTACCAATTGCATTTACTGGATTAACTTCTGGTGTTGCACAAGGACGTGTTGCTGCTGCCGGTATCCAAATTTTAGCTAAAAGACCAGAGCATGCTACTAAAGGGATTGTATACGCAGCGATGGTTGAAACTTATGCGATTTTAGGATTTGTTATTTCATTCTTAATGATATTTAACGCTTAA
- a CDS encoding V-type ATP synthase subunit E, which produces MSDLKLLTDRLIENKKSEVQDKINEAEAEKEQLLAESAENLAEEKAKQIILIDSRLARKFEQDKHTLQINKRNQLLSEKQKVLTIVFNEAEKQMNQWTDSEFQQFLLAVLKQHKDSESIELIVGQESVNKVSNDWIDKVAKEVVNVQLSTKTISKKNGFILKKSGIQYNYLFDELVKDIKGQLVSSVSKQLFD; this is translated from the coding sequence ATGTCAGACTTAAAACTATTAACAGATCGTTTGATAGAAAACAAGAAATCTGAAGTACAAGATAAAATAAACGAAGCCGAAGCTGAGAAAGAACAGTTGCTTGCGGAGTCTGCTGAAAATTTAGCTGAAGAAAAAGCGAAACAAATCATTTTAATTGATTCACGTTTGGCAAGAAAATTCGAACAAGATAAACATACATTACAGATCAACAAGCGAAATCAATTGCTTTCTGAAAAGCAAAAAGTATTAACAATCGTTTTTAATGAGGCTGAAAAGCAAATGAATCAATGGACAGATTCAGAATTTCAACAGTTTTTATTAGCTGTTTTAAAACAACATAAAGATAGTGAATCTATCGAATTAATTGTAGGACAAGAGTCAGTCAACAAAGTATCAAACGACTGGATCGATAAAGTAGCTAAAGAAGTAGTGAATGTTCAATTGTCTACAAAAACTATTTCTAAAAAGAATGGATTTATTCTTAAAAAGAGCGGAATACAATACAATTATTTGTTTGATGAATTGGTCAAAGATATCAAAGGTCAACTTGTTTCATCAGTTTCAAAACAATTATTTGATTAA
- a CDS encoding V-type ATP synthase subunit C: protein MKSTDFVGANTRIRVYESSLLRNDQYERMLQASNFEEAVNVLKDTPYRNDVEDLKETKNYDTLLMNELQSVYTDLFKITPNHDLIELFSLRYSYHNLKVLLKEKGTKKDFDSLLINIGKDSISALRQAVDTKKSSDLDQDYLISILEASESYEEYKDSQAVDIILDRRFFTHLRHIAEKMNDTKILDLVTFYIDMNNLSTLTRAIRQKRTRNFLTTILSSSGTIPKDQLVQIGADNLVNAGKKLAESKYKNIILASINDETKELSPEKIDLETDNAFINRIKDAKLEVFGPLPIVAYLYAKENEVKNLRLILVGKENNLPISAIRERMRINYGS from the coding sequence ATGAAATCAACAGACTTTGTTGGCGCAAATACACGTATTCGTGTATATGAAAGTAGTCTCCTTAGAAATGATCAATATGAACGGATGTTACAAGCAAGTAATTTTGAAGAAGCGGTAAACGTTTTAAAAGATACTCCTTATCGAAATGATGTTGAAGATTTAAAGGAGACTAAGAATTACGATACGCTATTGATGAATGAGTTGCAATCTGTCTATACTGATTTATTTAAAATCACTCCTAATCATGATTTAATTGAACTATTTTCATTGCGCTACTCTTATCATAATTTGAAAGTTTTGTTAAAAGAAAAGGGTACTAAAAAGGATTTTGATTCATTGCTTATAAATATCGGTAAGGATTCTATATCAGCATTGAGACAGGCCGTTGATACAAAAAAATCCAGTGATTTAGATCAAGACTATTTAATCAGTATATTAGAGGCATCTGAATCATATGAAGAATATAAAGATAGTCAAGCCGTAGATATTATTCTTGATCGTCGCTTCTTCACTCATTTAAGACACATTGCTGAAAAAATGAATGATACAAAAATTTTAGACTTAGTAACTTTTTATATTGATATGAACAATTTGTCTACTTTAACAAGAGCTATCCGTCAAAAAAGAACGCGTAATTTTTTAACAACTATCCTATCTAGCTCTGGGACAATACCTAAAGATCAACTCGTTCAAATTGGGGCAGATAATTTAGTCAATGCAGGTAAAAAACTTGCAGAATCTAAATACAAAAACATTATACTGGCGTCAATTAATGATGAAACAAAAGAGTTATCCCCAGAAAAAATAGATTTAGAAACAGATAATGCTTTTATCAATCGTATAAAAGATGCTAAACTTGAAGTTTTTGGACCATTACCGATTGTCGCGTATCTCTACGCTAAAGAGAATGAAGTGAAAAATTTAAGACTTATTCTAGTTGGTAAAGAAAATAATCTTCCAATTTCAGCTATCAGAGAAAGGATGCGAATAAACTATGGCTCATAA
- a CDS encoding V-type ATP synthase subunit F, whose protein sequence is MAHKIGVVGDKDSILPFKMLGFDVFFASEAKEARKTIDRLATENYGIIYLTEPLGKLIPDTIKRYDEEISPAIILIPNHMGSLDIGKNRIQENVEKAVGQNIL, encoded by the coding sequence ATGGCTCATAAAATTGGTGTAGTAGGAGATAAAGATTCTATTTTGCCATTTAAAATGTTAGGTTTTGACGTTTTTTTCGCATCTGAGGCTAAAGAAGCTAGAAAAACGATTGATCGATTAGCAACAGAAAATTATGGCATTATCTATTTAACGGAACCATTAGGCAAATTGATTCCGGATACCATAAAACGATACGATGAAGAGATTTCACCGGCTATTATATTGATTCCTAATCATATGGGATCATTAGATATCGGGAAAAATCGTATCCAAGAGAATGTTGAAAAAGCGGTTGGACAGAATATTTTATAG
- a CDS encoding V-type ATP synthase subunit A yields the protein MKTGKIVSVSGPLVTAEGMEEANIQDICKVGKLGLIGEIIEMRGNVASIQVYEETSMIGPGEPVETTGDALSVELAPGMIAQMFDGIQRPLDKFMEKTESNYLVRGVSIEPLDRSKKWEFTPTVTVGQKVSTGDIVGSVPETKVISHKIMVPHGIEGTIKSIEQGQFTIHDAIYSIETDEGVKEFTMMQKWPVRQGRPTAKKLNPVEPMVTGQRVIDTLFPVAKGGSAAVPGPFGAGKTVVQHQIAKWADVDLVVYVGCGERGNEMTDVINEFPELIDPNTGESIMERTILIANTSNMPVAAREASIYTGITIAEYFRDMGYSVAIMADSTSRWAEALREMSGRLEEMPGDEGYPAYLGSRIAEYYERAGKVITLGSEGREGSITAIGAVSPPGGDTSEPVTQNTLRVVKVFWSLDNLLAQKRHFPSIDWLTSYSLYSNELNEYIGNILGKDWSGMVTRTKLLLQDESELEEIVRLVGVESLSEKDRLKLETAKMIREDFLQQNAFDDVDTYTSREKQYEMLATILSFEDEARAGMELGAYFAEIKKGTAAAREQIAKSKYFPEDQIAKFEVLRKDIKEAIHGVVSEGGMETNA from the coding sequence TTGAAAACAGGGAAAATTGTTAGTGTTTCCGGTCCTTTAGTTACAGCTGAAGGGATGGAAGAAGCAAATATTCAAGATATTTGTAAAGTCGGAAAATTGGGCTTAATAGGCGAAATCATTGAAATGCGTGGAAATGTAGCTTCTATACAAGTATATGAAGAAACATCCATGATTGGACCTGGGGAACCAGTTGAAACGACAGGAGATGCGTTATCTGTTGAATTAGCGCCCGGAATGATTGCACAAATGTTTGACGGAATTCAACGTCCTTTAGATAAATTTATGGAAAAGACAGAAAGTAACTATTTAGTTAGAGGAGTAAGCATCGAACCGTTAGATCGTTCAAAAAAATGGGAATTTACACCTACCGTTACAGTTGGACAAAAAGTATCTACAGGAGACATCGTAGGTTCTGTTCCAGAAACTAAAGTTATTTCTCATAAAATCATGGTTCCACATGGTATTGAAGGAACGATAAAATCAATTGAACAAGGTCAATTTACTATTCATGATGCTATTTATAGTATCGAAACAGATGAAGGCGTAAAAGAATTTACCATGATGCAAAAATGGCCTGTTCGACAAGGTCGTCCAACTGCTAAAAAATTAAATCCAGTTGAACCAATGGTAACAGGTCAACGTGTTATTGATACACTATTTCCAGTTGCTAAGGGTGGATCAGCAGCTGTACCGGGTCCTTTTGGTGCCGGTAAAACAGTTGTGCAACACCAAATCGCTAAATGGGCTGATGTTGATTTAGTTGTTTATGTAGGTTGTGGTGAACGTGGAAATGAAATGACGGACGTAATCAATGAATTTCCAGAACTAATTGACCCTAATACGGGTGAATCTATCATGGAAAGAACTATTTTGATTGCCAATACTTCTAATATGCCTGTTGCGGCTCGTGAAGCTTCAATTTATACAGGAATCACGATTGCAGAGTATTTCCGTGACATGGGTTACAGTGTAGCTATCATGGCGGATTCGACTTCTCGTTGGGCAGAAGCTTTACGTGAAATGTCTGGTCGTTTAGAAGAAATGCCAGGGGATGAAGGTTATCCGGCATATCTAGGTAGTCGTATTGCAGAATATTATGAACGTGCAGGTAAAGTAATCACTTTAGGTTCAGAAGGTCGTGAAGGAAGTATAACAGCTATTGGAGCAGTATCCCCTCCAGGAGGAGATACATCTGAACCAGTAACACAAAATACATTACGAGTAGTAAAAGTATTCTGGAGTTTAGATAATTTATTAGCTCAAAAGCGTCATTTTCCATCTATCGATTGGCTAACGTCTTATTCGTTATATTCTAATGAATTGAATGAATATATTGGAAATATTTTAGGTAAAGATTGGTCAGGCATGGTTACAAGAACAAAATTACTTCTGCAAGACGAATCTGAATTGGAAGAAATTGTTCGACTAGTTGGGGTAGAATCTTTATCAGAAAAAGACCGATTGAAATTAGAAACAGCTAAAATGATTCGTGAAGATTTTCTGCAACAAAATGCTTTTGATGATGTAGATACTTATACATCAAGAGAAAAACAATATGAAATGTTAGCTACTATCTTGAGTTTTGAAGATGAAGCACGAGCTGGTATGGAACTTGGTGCTTACTTCGCTGAAATTAAAAAAGGCACGGCAGCTGCTCGTGAACAGATTGCTAAATCTAAATACTTCCCTGAAGATCAAATTGCTAAATTTGAAGTGTTAAGAAAAGACATCAAAGAGGCTATTCATGGAGTTGTTTCAGAAGGAGGTATGGAAACAAATGCTTAA
- a CDS encoding V-type ATP synthase subunit B has translation MLKEYRTINEVVGPLMAVEGVEGVKFDELVEIQMQNGEKRRGQVLEINGDKAMVQIFEGSSGINLQDTKVRFLGRPLSLDVSEDMVGRVFDGMGRVNDGGPELIPEKTLDINGEAINPMARDYPDEFIQTGISSIDHLNTLVRGQKLPVFSGSGLPHKELAAQIARQATVKNSDEKFAVVFAAIGITFEEAEFFMEDFRKTGAIDRSVMFINLADDPAIERIATPKMALTAAEYLAYEKDMHVLVIMTDMTNYCEALREISAARREVPGRRGYPGYLYTNLATLYERAGRLVGGKGSVTQIPILTMPEDDKTHPIPDLTGYITEGQIILSRDLYNSGVQPPIDALQSLSRLKDKGTGEGKTRKDHAATMNQLFAAYAQGKQAKELAVVLGDSALSAEDKMFAEFANRFEKEYVNQGNYTNRTIDETLDLGWELLSILPRTELKRIKDDMLDEYLPKGE, from the coding sequence ATGCTTAAAGAATATCGTACAATAAATGAAGTCGTGGGACCCTTGATGGCCGTTGAAGGCGTAGAAGGTGTTAAATTCGATGAGTTAGTTGAAATACAAATGCAAAATGGTGAAAAAAGACGTGGACAAGTTCTTGAAATTAATGGCGATAAAGCGATGGTCCAAATTTTTGAAGGATCAAGTGGAATCAACTTGCAAGATACTAAAGTTCGTTTTCTTGGAAGACCTTTATCGTTAGATGTTTCTGAAGATATGGTTGGACGTGTGTTTGATGGAATGGGACGCGTGAATGATGGTGGACCAGAGTTGATTCCTGAAAAAACGCTAGATATCAATGGTGAAGCAATCAACCCTATGGCACGTGACTATCCAGATGAGTTTATCCAAACGGGTATCTCTTCTATTGATCACTTGAATACATTGGTTCGTGGACAAAAGTTACCAGTATTTTCAGGTTCTGGTCTGCCACATAAAGAACTAGCTGCACAAATTGCTAGACAAGCGACTGTTAAAAATTCGGATGAGAAGTTTGCTGTTGTATTTGCAGCCATCGGGATTACTTTTGAAGAAGCTGAATTCTTTATGGAAGACTTCCGTAAAACAGGAGCTATCGACCGTTCGGTAATGTTTATCAATTTAGCTGATGATCCAGCTATTGAAAGAATTGCAACACCTAAAATGGCCTTAACTGCAGCTGAATATTTGGCTTATGAAAAAGATATGCATGTATTAGTTATCATGACCGATATGACAAACTACTGTGAAGCATTACGTGAAATTTCAGCAGCTAGACGTGAAGTTCCCGGTCGTCGTGGTTACCCAGGATACCTATATACAAACTTGGCAACTTTATATGAAAGAGCTGGTCGTCTAGTAGGAGGAAAAGGATCAGTTACGCAGATTCCTATCCTAACGATGCCGGAAGATGATAAAACACATCCAATTCCTGATTTAACTGGATATATCACGGAAGGTCAAATAATATTGTCACGTGATTTATACAATAGTGGTGTTCAACCTCCAATCGATGCATTGCAATCTCTTTCCCGTCTAAAAGACAAAGGAACTGGTGAGGGCAAAACGAGAAAAGATCATGCCGCTACAATGAATCAACTCTTTGCTGCCTATGCTCAAGGGAAACAAGCTAAAGAGTTAGCAGTTGTTTTAGGAGATTCTGCATTATCAGCAGAAGATAAAATGTTTGCAGAATTTGCAAATCGTTTTGAAAAAGAATATGTAAATCAAGGAAACTATACAAATCGTACAATTGATGAGACTCTGGATCTAGGATGGGAATTATTATCTATTCTGCCAAGAACTGAATTGAAACGAATTAAAGACGATATGTTAGACGAATACCTGCCGAAAGGGGAGTAA
- a CDS encoding V-type ATP synthase subunit D, with protein sequence MVKLNVNPTRMELATLKGRLSTATRGHKLLKDKQDELMRQFILLIRKNNDLRTEVEAKLTKAMQSFVMAKALLNEKFIEELVAIPPRSVSLDLYEKNIMSVKVPVMNFNYDDDDNSKELVYGYLNSNSELDTSIEQMADVMTQLLELSEIEKTCQLMANEIEKTRRRVNALEYMTIPRYEETIYFIQMKLDESERAAITRLMKVKDMG encoded by the coding sequence ATGGTGAAATTAAATGTTAACCCTACAAGGATGGAACTAGCGACATTAAAAGGTAGACTAAGCACAGCAACCCGGGGACATAAATTATTAAAGGATAAGCAAGATGAACTGATGAGACAATTCATCTTACTTATTCGGAAAAATAATGATTTACGTACAGAAGTTGAAGCAAAGTTAACAAAAGCTATGCAGTCTTTCGTTATGGCAAAAGCGCTATTGAATGAAAAATTTATTGAAGAATTAGTGGCTATTCCACCTCGCAGTGTCAGCCTTGATTTGTATGAAAAAAATATTATGAGTGTTAAAGTACCCGTAATGAATTTTAATTACGATGATGACGACAATTCTAAAGAGTTGGTTTATGGTTATCTGAACTCCAATAGTGAGCTGGATACGTCAATTGAACAAATGGCTGACGTTATGACGCAACTGTTAGAGTTATCTGAAATAGAAAAAACTTGTCAATTGATGGCAAATGAAATAGAAAAAACGCGCCGCCGAGTAAATGCTCTTGAATATATGACAATTCCTCGTTATGAAGAAACCATCTACTTTATTCAAATGAAATTAGATGAGAGTGAACGAGCAGCAATTACGCGCTTAATGAAAGTTAAAGACATGGGTTAA
- a CDS encoding YdbC family protein translates to MDQKFSFEIVEELAVLSENAKGWRKELNLVCWNGNPPKFDIREWSPDHDKMGKGLTFTNEEMDTLKQFLTT, encoded by the coding sequence ATGGATCAAAAATTTTCTTTTGAGATTGTTGAAGAATTAGCCGTACTTTCTGAAAACGCTAAAGGATGGCGCAAAGAATTAAATTTAGTTTGTTGGAACGGAAATCCTCCTAAATTTGATATTCGTGAGTGGAGTCCTGACCACGATAAGATGGGAAAAGGCCTTACATTCACAAATGAAGAAATGGATACTCTTAAACAGTTTTTAACTACTTAA
- the gmk gene encoding guanylate kinase, which translates to MTERGLLIVLSGPSGVGKGTVRQAIFESGDNDFDYSISMTTRKQRAGERDGIDYFFRTKEEFEALIESGGLLEYAEYVGNYYGTPLEYVEKTLQSGKDVFLEIEVQGALQVREKMPEGIFIFLTPPDLKELKSRIVGRGTDEMAIIEQRMTKAIEEIDLMRYYDYAVENDKVENAVRKVKQIIESEHLKVSRVIQRYKKMIKEL; encoded by the coding sequence ATGACTGAACGTGGACTTTTAATTGTTCTTTCTGGACCATCTGGGGTAGGAAAAGGGACAGTAAGACAGGCAATATTTGAGAGCGGCGATAATGATTTTGATTATTCAATTTCAATGACAACTCGAAAGCAAAGAGCAGGAGAACGAGATGGAATAGATTACTTTTTCAGGACAAAAGAAGAATTTGAAGCTTTGATTGAAAGTGGAGGATTATTGGAATATGCTGAATATGTAGGAAACTATTATGGAACTCCTCTTGAATATGTTGAAAAAACGCTACAGAGCGGCAAAGACGTATTTTTAGAAATTGAAGTTCAAGGAGCTCTTCAAGTTCGTGAAAAAATGCCTGAAGGAATATTTATCTTTTTAACACCGCCAGATTTAAAAGAATTAAAATCACGTATTGTTGGTCGTGGAACAGATGAAATGGCTATAATTGAACAACGCATGACAAAAGCAATTGAAGAAATTGATTTAATGCGTTATTATGATTATGCGGTTGAAAACGATAAAGTTGAAAATGCTGTTAGAAAAGTCAAACAAATCATTGAAAGTGAACACTTAAAAGTTTCACGCGTTATACAGCGTTATAAAAAAATGATCAAGGAGTTGTAA
- the rpoZ gene encoding DNA-directed RNA polymerase subunit omega produces MMLEPSIDSLLEKIESKYSLVTLASKRAHELDEGSMPMLENYRSHKNVGRALEEINNGDLVIDPLTVGPEE; encoded by the coding sequence ATGATGTTAGAACCATCTATTGATAGCTTATTAGAAAAAATTGAATCTAAATATTCTTTAGTTACATTAGCAAGTAAACGTGCACACGAACTGGATGAAGGTTCAATGCCGATGTTAGAAAACTATCGTTCACATAAAAATGTTGGACGTGCATTAGAAGAAATTAATAATGGCGATTTAGTTATTGATCCATTAACGGTTGGCCCAGAAGAATAA
- the coaBC gene encoding bifunctional phosphopantothenoylcysteine decarboxylase/phosphopantothenate--cysteine ligase CoaBC, protein MLKGKKVVVYVTGGIAVYKACDLVRRLIKAGATVRVAMTESATEFVTPLTFQILSKHHVYTDTFDEREGDKVSHIHFADWSDLAVIAPATANTLAKMAHGIGDNFVTTALLATTAPVFIVPAMNEHMLENAATIRNFQLLENDGHFIMEPDTGFLAEGYEGKGRFPEPEKIVETIQEFLIKKETHLPLKNKKVVITAGGTKERIDPVRYITNDSSGKMGYSLASAARDLGAEVCLISTSKTLKTPYGVDLVSVETAEQMHQAVNAEFKKAAIVIMAAAVSDYRPDQVANKKIKKSEQEMTLTLVRNTDILATLGSQKNDQFLIGFAAETHNVEEYAQGKLKKKNADMIVANDVSKPYAGFNKDTNEVTIFMTNEQPIELKVNSKQAIAEEILAVALTKMKK, encoded by the coding sequence TTGTTAAAAGGAAAAAAAGTTGTTGTATATGTTACCGGGGGTATTGCGGTTTATAAAGCTTGTGATTTGGTGAGACGTTTAATAAAAGCAGGAGCTACTGTTAGAGTAGCGATGACGGAATCTGCAACAGAATTTGTTACTCCTTTAACGTTTCAAATTTTGAGCAAGCACCATGTTTATACAGATACATTTGATGAACGCGAAGGCGACAAAGTCAGTCATATTCATTTTGCGGACTGGTCAGATTTAGCAGTGATTGCTCCGGCAACAGCCAACACGTTAGCGAAGATGGCACATGGCATTGGAGACAACTTTGTGACTACTGCATTATTGGCTACTACTGCACCTGTTTTTATTGTGCCAGCTATGAATGAGCATATGCTTGAAAATGCTGCAACGATAAGAAATTTTCAACTGTTAGAAAACGACGGGCATTTTATTATGGAACCAGATACAGGTTTTCTAGCTGAAGGATACGAAGGAAAAGGCCGTTTTCCTGAACCAGAAAAAATCGTTGAAACCATTCAAGAATTTTTAATCAAAAAAGAAACCCATTTACCGTTAAAAAATAAAAAAGTCGTCATAACAGCTGGTGGAACCAAAGAAAGAATTGACCCTGTTCGATATATTACAAATGATTCTTCAGGTAAAATGGGATACAGTTTAGCTAGTGCTGCTCGTGATCTAGGAGCAGAAGTTTGTTTGATTTCTACTTCCAAGACACTAAAGACACCTTATGGAGTGGATTTAGTGTCTGTAGAGACTGCTGAACAGATGCATCAAGCGGTAAATGCTGAGTTTAAAAAAGCGGCTATCGTTATTATGGCGGCAGCAGTGTCTGACTACCGTCCAGATCAGGTTGCAAATAAAAAGATTAAGAAAAGTGAACAAGAAATGACACTGACATTGGTAAGGAATACAGACATATTAGCTACTTTAGGTAGTCAGAAAAACGATCAATTTTTAATTGGTTTTGCTGCTGAAACGCACAATGTTGAAGAGTATGCTCAAGGGAAACTAAAAAAGAAAAATGCAGATATGATCGTAGCCAATGATGTATCCAAACCCTATGCAGGATTTAATAAAGATACAAATGAAGTAACTATTTTTATGACAAATGAACAGCCGATTGAATTAAAAGTAAATAGTAAGCAAGCGATAGCGGAAGAAATTTTAGCTGTTGCTCTTACTAAAATGAAAAAATAA